Part of the Paenibacillus sp. JNUCC32 genome is shown below.
CGATTGCGGCCAGCCTGATTCCGAATTCGAGAAGAGGCGAGGGTACAGGCTACTATGGCGTGAGCATTATTATCGCTTCGGCAATTGGCCCTTTTATCGGCCTGATGATTAACGAGCATGCTTCGATGATGGCAAACTTTACGCTGTGCGCCGCACTAGGGGTGCTTTCGCTGCTGGCGGCTTTCTTTATGAACATACCGAAACTGAAACTGACCGCGGAGCAGAAGAAGGATCTGCAAGGGTTGAAGCTATCCAACTTTATTGAGCCGAAGGCGGTGCCGATTTCGCTGGTCAGCTTTGTCATGGGGTTCGGGTATTCCAGCATTTTAACGTACCTGATGATTTTTGCCGGGCAGATCAGTCTGGCCCAAGTGGCAAGTTATTTCTTTATTGTCTATGCGATTGTGGTCATTCTGTCGAGACCGTTCACGGGTCGCTGGTTTGACCAGAGAGGGGCCAATGTGGTGATGTACCCGGCCATTCTATCGTTTGCGATCGGGATGGTTCTGCTCAGCCAAGCCCATCAGGGCCTGACCTTGCTGCTCTCGGCCGTATTCGTCGGTCTGGGCTACGGCACGTCGCAGTCCAGTGCTCAGGCCCTGGCCATTAAGCGTTCGCCGGCGCACCGGATCGGGCTTGCGACATCGACCTTTTATATTTTCGTGGACGTGGGCATCGGGTTTGGCCCCTTTATACTCGGCTTCCTGACGCCGCTTGTCGGTTTCCGGGGCATGTATATCGCGATGGCGGTCCTGCTAGCCGCGGGAATCGTCCTCTATCATATCCTGGTTGGGAAAAAAGAAAACGACGGGAACGACGGACATGCGATCGTGCATTCATCAACGATTTAAACCAATGAAAGACTGCCTTCAAGGCAGTCTTTTTTACTTGGGGACGAGCCGAGAAAGAATGATTTTAATCATTTTTTGCGAATCACAGGGCTTCATCCTATAGTAAAATTAGTCATGATTTGTGATGCTGCCCATTACAGGGCGCATGAAGGAGTGAATGACCCATGGCGCATGCAAATGATGTATTAATGAATCAGCTGTTAGCGAACGCGAACGATCCCAGCTGGCACGTCCCGTTCCAGCAATCCGTGGAGGAA
Proteins encoded:
- a CDS encoding MFS transporter codes for the protein MINLEQADSRERLWSKDFLIVFGVNFLLFLCFYLLVVIMSSYAKNEFHASTGMAGLASSIFVVGALIGRLVGGSIIERVGRKKLLFTGLIAFSVLIGLYFVVNSLSVLLVVRFFHGIAFALASTATGTIAASLIPNSRRGEGTGYYGVSIIIASAIGPFIGLMINEHASMMANFTLCAALGVLSLLAAFFMNIPKLKLTAEQKKDLQGLKLSNFIEPKAVPISLVSFVMGFGYSSILTYLMIFAGQISLAQVASYFFIVYAIVVILSRPFTGRWFDQRGANVVMYPAILSFAIGMVLLSQAHQGLTLLLSAVFVGLGYGTSQSSAQALAIKRSPAHRIGLATSTFYIFVDVGIGFGPFILGFLTPLVGFRGMYIAMAVLLAAGIVLYHILVGKKENDGNDGHAIVHSSTI